The Micromonospora sediminicola genome contains a region encoding:
- the rpsO gene encoding 30S ribosomal protein S15, translated as MALDQEAKAKIRQEYATAEGDTGSPEVQVAVLTKRIAELTEHLKVHKHDHHSRRGLLLLVGRRRRLLNYVQKKDINRYRSLIERLGLRR; from the coding sequence ATGGCGCTCGACCAGGAAGCCAAGGCCAAGATCCGCCAGGAGTACGCGACCGCCGAGGGCGACACCGGTTCGCCGGAGGTGCAGGTCGCGGTCCTGACCAAGCGGATCGCGGAGCTGACCGAGCACCTGAAGGTGCACAAGCACGACCACCACAGCCGCCGCGGGCTGCTGCTGCTGGTCGGCCGGCGCCGTCGGCTGCTCAACTACGTCCAGAAGAAGGACATCAACCGCTACCGGTCGCTCATCGAGCGGCTCGGCCTGCGCCGATGA